Proteins from a single region of Aureibacter tunicatorum:
- a CDS encoding thioredoxin family protein, giving the protein MLNLDIINENGLSYVEYLELTKTSVENKNPRGGENMLGYTELNERRMARIEKTLEINDKIIEALNNLNEEYVWMLISEPWCGDAAQNLPVIAKIAESSNGKIDLKIILRDDHPEIMDLYLTNGGKSVPKMACFKKSDFSEQFVWGPRPAVCQQIVIDWKAAGGENKEQMLKDVQTWYAKDKSQSLQIELAEKIKALN; this is encoded by the coding sequence ATGCTAAACTTGGACATTATCAACGAAAATGGATTATCGTACGTAGAGTACCTTGAATTGACAAAAACCAGTGTCGAAAACAAGAATCCAAGAGGCGGAGAAAATATGCTTGGATATACTGAGCTGAATGAGAGACGAATGGCCCGCATAGAAAAGACGCTTGAGATAAATGACAAAATCATAGAAGCGCTTAATAACCTGAATGAAGAATATGTTTGGATGCTGATTTCCGAGCCATGGTGCGGAGATGCCGCTCAAAACCTTCCCGTAATTGCTAAAATCGCTGAATCCAGCAATGGCAAAATAGATCTTAAAATCATATTGAGGGACGATCATCCTGAAATCATGGATTTGTACCTGACCAATGGAGGAAAATCTGTCCCCAAAATGGCTTGTTTCAAAAAAAGCGATTTCAGCGAGCAATTTGTATGGGGTCCAAGGCCTGCTGTCTGCCAGCAAATCGTCATTGACTGGAAAGCCGCTGGTGGTGAAAACAAAGAGCAAATGCTCAAGGATGTTCAAACATGGTATGCGAAAGACAAATCGCAATCGCTTCAAATAGAATTAGCTGAAAAAATCAAAGCATTAAATTAG
- a CDS encoding nitroreductase family protein: MSFFESMKNRYTTKVYDKSKQLDPKKVEELKNILHMSPSSINSQPWQFVFVQDQELKNKLAEASYFNDEKVRNCDTLVVFRRVNNIEAFEKDIQERLPERTNTYYQQFLKPLPDDQIKSWFDKQVYLSIGVLLGACAEMGIDSTPMEGIEVDKYDQALGNDEFATLVAVAIGERHEDDFNQLDRVPKVRKEFDKVVKSM; this comes from the coding sequence ATGAGTTTTTTCGAGTCGATGAAAAATCGCTATACGACAAAAGTTTATGATAAAAGCAAGCAGTTGGATCCTAAGAAAGTGGAGGAGTTGAAGAATATTCTTCATATGAGCCCATCGTCGATTAATAGCCAACCTTGGCAGTTTGTTTTTGTGCAAGATCAAGAATTGAAAAATAAACTAGCGGAAGCATCGTATTTCAATGATGAAAAAGTTAGAAACTGTGATACATTGGTTGTGTTTCGTCGAGTAAATAATATTGAGGCATTTGAAAAGGATATTCAGGAGAGGCTTCCTGAAAGGACAAATACATATTATCAGCAGTTTTTAAAGCCACTACCGGATGATCAGATAAAATCATGGTTTGACAAGCAGGTGTATTTGTCAATTGGGGTATTGCTGGGCGCATGCGCTGAAATGGGAATAGATTCTACACCAATGGAAGGCATCGAAGTGGATAAGTATGATCAGGCTTTGGGGAATGACGAATTTGCTACTTTGGTAGCTGTGGCTATAGGCGAGAGGCATGAGGATGATTTCAATCAATTGGATAGAGTTCCCAAAGTTAGAAAGGAATTTGATAAAGTTGTGAAAAGCATGTGA
- a CDS encoding DinB family protein codes for MNIDNWTSKLNENTNSILNLLKDSSEEECSFKTKGSWCILEILEHLERTDLAILKFLSSPSNKKNETSEKFGDSKMSHVVYDKKDIKNPSPEIVKPLGKYKTLSEAIEGLIQSRNAIKQAIKNNKLHLDFEMYLHPVFGYITGNDWLYFLYHHSRRHLDQIIKTQNQYLHGIS; via the coding sequence ATGAATATAGACAACTGGACATCAAAATTAAACGAGAACACTAACAGTATTTTAAATTTGTTAAAAGATTCCAGCGAGGAAGAATGCTCTTTTAAAACCAAAGGCTCTTGGTGCATCTTGGAAATATTAGAACATCTTGAGCGAACGGACTTGGCGATCTTAAAATTTCTTTCTTCTCCATCTAATAAAAAAAATGAAACCTCGGAAAAATTCGGCGACAGCAAGATGTCGCATGTAGTCTATGATAAAAAAGACATCAAAAATCCATCTCCGGAAATAGTAAAACCCTTAGGCAAATATAAAACACTTTCCGAAGCTATTGAAGGGCTAATACAATCACGAAACGCTATCAAACAAGCCATAAAAAACAACAAACTCCATTTGGATTTTGAAATGTACTTGCATCCTGTCTTTGGTTATATTACGGGCAACGATTGGCTGTATTTTCTTTATCATCATAGCAGAAGGCATCTGGATCAGATCATAAAAACCCAAAACCAATACCTTCACGGCATTTCATAA
- a CDS encoding C40 family peptidase, with amino-acid sequence MRKNEIINSYFYTIICFCFICLVASSCASRKKANIRQQKVNTLVKTARSYTGTPYRYGGTSRNGMDCSALLVNSFDIIGINLPRTSKEQSEQGQKVKLKDLQPGDLVFFGSKKNKRRISHAGLVTEVVNDDHVKFIHATTSLGVTESNVHSKYYKKLFREARRIF; translated from the coding sequence ATGAGAAAAAACGAAATTATTAACAGCTATTTTTATACAATTATATGTTTTTGCTTTATCTGCTTGGTTGCAAGTTCATGCGCTTCCAGAAAGAAAGCCAATATAAGACAACAAAAAGTAAATACGCTGGTAAAAACAGCTCGTTCATATACCGGCACACCTTATAGGTACGGGGGGACTAGTCGCAACGGCATGGATTGTTCAGCTTTATTAGTAAACTCATTTGATATTATTGGGATCAATTTGCCAAGAACTTCCAAAGAGCAAAGCGAACAAGGCCAAAAAGTCAAGCTTAAAGATTTACAACCTGGTGATTTAGTATTTTTTGGATCAAAGAAAAATAAAAGAAGAATATCTCATGCTGGTCTAGTTACTGAAGTTGTCAATGACGATCATGTTAAATTCATCCATGCGACTACAAGTCTGGGAGTTACCGAAAGCAATGTTCATTCTAAATACTACAAGAAACTCTTCAGAGAAGCTAGAAGAATATTCTAG
- a CDS encoding SpoIIE family protein phosphatase, which produces MILRSLFILLFVFCCDFASVLFANPAGTNRPSVFYDFKDNKFNPQSYEVNQALSGEIYMANHDGIISFDGHRWNLFMEMPDNQKVRSIVFNDQGKCFIGASHDFGYMDFDKNGKPYFVSLLHHIPESITENLEPITSVESTGRYVYFNLIGHVAVWDEQEKEMTLLKGRFIHQFFKMDGEVWGTDVLKGVFRMDGVNMNYILEDVKPFFLRHTPIAIMAYDAHRVLTVNMRLEMFLINTLDGTYEPFDYNFKKEMKKASLNKGMKLMDGTFMVSSENEGVFRFDRNGQLIERLGREEGLPSEVVFDLFQDESFNVWVLTSKGVMCYDMDANFQILDTSSGLYGLIYDMAEGYDNDLYVVTSEGLFLKDTSRQDQRVSFVKVDELGDRGYSMKVTPEGLIFSGKNTHIYRKGEQPKRISKLYVEYLVDFEVDGELYILGSDPNRVLLLHFNRKKSEWENLWESSYMQGDFDFPVVRVLEDNTVECWFVSNTRVKKMNIDLETIHEVKVPKFEFFGEDEGVKKNESYKLLNAKGQILLYNNEKICEFNEQYNKFLLNRYLSDKIRLASVSQDGDKLILVKNYDDQLSGVLAYDFVSQKMSVIAEIPNSQVGVIRQINLTNKGGLYVMGHGGFDILKMQVDTGDYRPVQRTVKNAVNLKIKSIETALANYQEFGERLTLPIEENKFTIKYTAFPFNDPKQFRYYTQLVGHEHTWQEMNENPEVLYANLFEGDYLFKVKAVSSYGDVSEIVTIPITITPPSSRSALAILLYFIIAIIFMVTVAYLYSYKLKMDKERLEKQVSIRTSELEFQKEVLKQKTNLLKSANTQILSKNNEISQGLIAAAQLQSTLLPELEKLKESCDDAFVFFRPKDTVSGDIYWMGRENGKFYLACIDCTGHGVSGALLAVMTNVFLSEAIRNKRLSLVQKIEKIDSNLRNIMRQDHKYHNNEGMDIGLVCWDYETMKMHYAGAKVNLMYFKNRKLNEIKADRISIGDVSGNKDYLMTEHELDMNEVEQFYLSTDGLRDQFGGTKGKKFLNRRIRELLYKIKDLPMDKQHEQVQKTLNYWKGNWEQVDDILLIGIKF; this is translated from the coding sequence ATGATTCTGAGAAGCCTGTTTATATTACTATTTGTGTTTTGTTGTGATTTCGCGTCTGTCTTGTTCGCAAATCCAGCGGGAACAAACAGGCCAAGTGTTTTTTATGACTTTAAGGATAATAAATTTAATCCACAGAGTTATGAAGTAAACCAAGCTCTTTCGGGTGAAATTTACATGGCTAATCATGATGGCATTATATCTTTTGACGGCCACCGGTGGAATTTATTTATGGAAATGCCGGATAATCAGAAAGTAAGATCTATTGTATTCAATGATCAAGGAAAATGCTTCATAGGAGCATCGCATGATTTTGGCTATATGGATTTTGATAAAAATGGCAAGCCCTACTTTGTGTCTTTATTGCATCATATTCCAGAATCGATTACTGAAAATTTAGAGCCGATCACTTCTGTCGAATCCACAGGGAGATATGTTTATTTCAATCTTATAGGTCATGTAGCTGTATGGGATGAGCAGGAAAAAGAAATGACTCTTTTAAAGGGACGTTTTATTCATCAATTCTTTAAAATGGATGGGGAAGTCTGGGGAACAGATGTTCTCAAAGGTGTTTTTAGAATGGATGGCGTCAATATGAATTATATTTTGGAAGATGTCAAGCCGTTTTTTCTAAGGCATACGCCTATAGCTATCATGGCATACGATGCTCACAGGGTCTTGACAGTCAATATGAGACTTGAGATGTTTCTGATCAATACTCTTGATGGCACATATGAGCCTTTCGATTATAACTTCAAAAAAGAAATGAAGAAGGCTTCCTTGAATAAAGGCATGAAGCTGATGGATGGAACTTTTATGGTTTCGTCTGAAAATGAAGGGGTCTTTAGGTTCGATAGAAATGGCCAGCTGATAGAGCGTCTTGGCAGAGAGGAAGGATTGCCTAGTGAAGTTGTGTTTGATTTGTTTCAGGACGAATCATTCAATGTATGGGTTTTGACATCCAAAGGTGTTATGTGCTATGATATGGATGCTAATTTTCAAATTCTTGATACATCTTCCGGGCTATATGGATTGATTTATGACATGGCTGAAGGCTATGACAATGATTTGTATGTGGTTACTTCTGAAGGATTATTTTTAAAAGATACGAGTCGACAAGATCAAAGGGTGAGCTTTGTGAAGGTGGATGAGCTAGGTGATAGAGGCTACTCTATGAAAGTGACTCCTGAAGGCCTGATATTTTCTGGAAAAAATACTCATATTTATCGTAAAGGTGAGCAACCCAAGCGAATTTCAAAATTATATGTGGAGTACTTGGTTGATTTTGAGGTTGACGGTGAACTGTATATTTTGGGGAGTGACCCTAATAGAGTTTTATTGCTTCATTTTAACCGAAAAAAGTCAGAGTGGGAGAATCTTTGGGAGTCGAGTTATATGCAGGGGGACTTTGATTTTCCTGTAGTTAGAGTGCTTGAGGACAATACTGTTGAATGCTGGTTTGTAAGCAATACCAGAGTGAAGAAAATGAATATTGACTTGGAGACTATTCATGAGGTGAAAGTTCCTAAGTTCGAGTTCTTTGGCGAAGATGAAGGTGTGAAAAAGAATGAGAGTTATAAACTTTTGAATGCCAAAGGGCAAATATTGCTTTACAATAATGAGAAAATTTGCGAGTTTAATGAGCAATACAACAAGTTTTTGTTGAATAGGTACCTGTCGGATAAAATCAGATTGGCTTCAGTTTCTCAGGATGGAGACAAATTGATTTTGGTGAAAAACTATGATGATCAACTAAGCGGAGTATTGGCCTACGACTTTGTTTCTCAAAAAATGAGCGTCATTGCTGAAATCCCAAATAGCCAAGTTGGAGTAATCAGGCAGATTAATTTGACTAATAAGGGCGGACTGTATGTAATGGGCCATGGAGGTTTTGATATTTTAAAAATGCAAGTTGATACAGGTGATTACAGACCTGTGCAACGAACTGTGAAAAACGCAGTTAATTTGAAGATCAAAAGCATAGAGACAGCATTAGCCAATTATCAAGAATTTGGAGAGAGATTGACATTGCCGATAGAAGAAAATAAGTTTACGATTAAATATACCGCGTTTCCATTTAATGATCCGAAGCAATTCAGATACTATACTCAACTTGTCGGTCATGAGCATACATGGCAAGAAATGAATGAAAATCCTGAAGTGCTTTATGCCAACTTATTTGAGGGAGATTATCTATTTAAAGTCAAAGCTGTAAGTTCTTACGGCGACGTTTCTGAAATTGTGACGATTCCGATTACCATTACACCGCCTTCTTCGAGGTCGGCTTTAGCGATATTATTGTATTTTATAATAGCAATTATATTCATGGTGACAGTAGCTTATTTGTATAGCTACAAGTTGAAAATGGATAAAGAGCGTCTGGAAAAGCAGGTTAGCATTAGAACCTCTGAGTTGGAGTTTCAGAAGGAAGTGTTGAAGCAGAAAACGAATTTGTTGAAGTCTGCCAATACTCAGATTCTTTCAAAAAACAATGAAATCTCTCAAGGCCTTATCGCTGCGGCGCAACTTCAGAGTACATTGCTTCCTGAACTTGAAAAGCTTAAAGAATCATGCGATGACGCTTTTGTGTTTTTTAGGCCGAAAGATACCGTCAGTGGCGATATATATTGGATGGGCAGGGAAAATGGCAAGTTTTATTTGGCTTGCATTGATTGCACTGGACATGGAGTGTCGGGCGCTTTATTGGCGGTAATGACCAATGTGTTTTTGAGCGAAGCTATTAGAAATAAAAGGCTTTCTCTTGTTCAGAAAATCGAGAAGATAGATTCCAATTTGAGAAATATCATGCGCCAAGACCATAAGTACCATAATAATGAGGGAATGGATATTGGTCTAGTTTGTTGGGATTATGAGACCATGAAAATGCATTATGCAGGAGCCAAGGTGAATTTGATGTATTTTAAGAATAGAAAGCTTAACGAGATAAAAGCTGATAGAATTTCTATAGGCGATGTATCTGGCAATAAAGATTATTTGATGACAGAGCATGAGTTGGATATGAATGAAGTTGAGCAGTTTTACCTTTCTACTGATGGATTGAGGGATCAGTTCGGAGGCACAAAAGGCAAAAAATTCTTGAATAGAAGAATTCGCGAGTTATTGTATAAAATCAAAGATCTGCCAATGGATAAGCAGCATGAACAAGTGCAAAAGACGTTAAACTATTGGAAAGGAAATTGGGAACAAGTTGATGATATCTTGTTGATAGGGATCAAGTTTTAA